In Leishmania major strain Friedlin complete genome, chromosome 26, a genomic segment contains:
- a CDS encoding putative protein disulfide isomerase — protein MTRRLSVVLALVLVVFVLAGSCSSEDPGAVMPGIVQMSKDNFDQLVGKEKAVLVEFYAPWCGHCKSMAPEYAALGAAYEASTNAKDLLLVGKVDATQDSDLGKRFGVTGFPTILYFAPGSLEPEKYKGGRTAEDFAKYLSSAIAGLRLTIPIEPQFAMELVHTNFDAVVKDPSKAVLVMFYAPWCGHCKALKPIYNTLAKVFSNDKDVVIARINADDAANRKIATEYAVAGFPTVYFFPKGADEKPVEYKNGRNLEDFLTFVNENAGKHRLANGDFSWECGVIAELAEAVALVATSSGESSKAAVEAVKAAAAKLAESEDAAYYIKAAERIAAKGPAYVESESARLKRTLGGSVAGDRRDNMVRRLNILTSIQKHMK, from the coding sequence ATGACACGCCGGCTTAGTGTTGTGCTGGCGCTCGTGCTCGTGGTCTTCGTGCTCGCGGGgtcgtgcagcagcgaagacCCGGGTGCTGTGATGCCGGGTATCGTGCAGATGAGTAAGGACAACTTCGACCAGCTCGTTGGCAAGGAGAAAGCCGTACTGGTGGAGTTTTACGCGCCGTGGTGCGGCCACTGCAAGAGCATGGCCCCCGAGTACGCGGCTCTGGGCGCGGCCTACGAAGCGAGCACGAACGCGAAGGACCTGCTGCTGGTTGGTAAGGTGGACGCCACGCAGGACAGCGACCTCGGCAAGCGCTTTGGCGTCACGGGGTTCCCGACAATTCTCTACTTCGCTCCTGGCTCATTGGAGCCGGAGAAGTACAAGGGCGGCCGCACGGCCGAGGACTTCGCCAAGTACCTCTCGAGTGCAATTGCGGGCCTGAGGCTGACCATCCCGATTGAGCCACAGTTTGCGATGGAGCTGGTGCACACGAATTTCGATGCAGTCGTCAAGGACCCGTCGAAGGCGGTGCTCGTCATGTTCTACGCCCCGTGGTGCGGCCACTGCAAGGCGCTGAAGCCGATTTACAACACGCTGGCCAAGGTGTTCTCAAACGATAAGGATGTCGTGATCGCCCGCATCAACGCCGACGATGCCGCCAACCGAAAGATCGCCACCGAGTACGCTGTTGCCGGCTTTCCGACGGTGTACTTCTTTCCCAAAGGTGCCGACGAGAAGCCGGTCGAGTACAAGAATGGCCGCAACCTGGAGGACTTTCTCACCTTTGTGAACGAGAACGCCGGCAAGCACCGCCTCGCTAACGGAGACTTCTCATGGGAGTGCGGCGTCATCGCAGAGCTCGCGGAGGCGGTCGCGCTCGTGGCGACGAGCTCCGGCGAGAGCTCCAAGGCAGCAGTAgaggcggtgaaggcggccgctgccAAGCTGGCCGAGAGCGAGGATGCCGCGTACTACATCAAGGCAGCGGAGCGCATCGCGGCGAAGGGCCCCGCGTACGTGGAGAGCGAATCGGCTCGCCTCAAGCGCACCCTCGGAGGCTCCGTGGCTGGCGACCGCCGTGATAACATGGTGAGGCGCCTGAATATTCTGACCTCGATCCAGAAGCACATGAAGTAG